One part of the Flavobacterium johnsoniae UW101 genome encodes these proteins:
- the lysA gene encoding diaminopimelate decarboxylase has product MQAKDLLQLADQFGSPLYVYDAEKIQSQYNRLTKAFSKVENLRVNYAMKALSNVAILQLLKNMGSGLDTVSIQEVLLGLHAGYEPERIFFTPNGVSLEEIEEVAAMGVQINIDNLSILEQFGTKHPHIPVCIRINPHVMAGGNANISVGHIDSKFGISVHQIPHILRIVENTKMSIVGIHMHTGSDILDIEVFLYAAEILFDTAKHFKDLQFLDFGSGFKVPYKKDDIETDIEELGKKLSKRFNAFCAEYGRDLTLIFEPGKFLVSEAGHFLVKVNVVKQTTSTVFAGVDSGFNHLIRPMLYGSSHHIENISNPKGKERFYSVVGYICETDTFANNRRIQEITEGDILSFRNAGAYCFSMSSNYNSRYKPAEVLWMNGQGILIRQAETFEDLLKNQIPLPQEIAATV; this is encoded by the coding sequence ATGCAAGCAAAAGATTTACTGCAGTTAGCAGACCAATTTGGAAGTCCGTTGTATGTTTACGATGCCGAAAAAATCCAATCTCAGTACAATAGGTTAACTAAAGCTTTCTCTAAGGTAGAAAACTTAAGAGTTAATTACGCCATGAAGGCATTGTCAAATGTTGCGATTCTTCAGTTATTAAAGAACATGGGGTCTGGTTTAGATACTGTATCAATTCAGGAAGTTTTATTAGGACTTCATGCTGGCTATGAACCCGAAAGAATTTTCTTTACACCAAACGGCGTTTCTCTGGAAGAAATCGAAGAAGTAGCCGCAATGGGTGTACAAATTAATATTGACAACTTATCTATTCTGGAGCAATTCGGAACAAAACACCCGCATATTCCGGTATGTATTCGTATCAATCCACACGTAATGGCGGGCGGAAACGCTAACATTTCTGTGGGACACATCGATAGTAAATTCGGGATTTCTGTTCACCAGATTCCGCATATATTGCGAATTGTCGAAAACACAAAAATGAGCATCGTGGGAATTCACATGCACACAGGATCTGATATTTTAGATATCGAAGTATTCTTGTATGCTGCTGAAATCTTATTTGATACAGCTAAACATTTCAAAGATTTACAATTCTTAGATTTTGGAAGCGGCTTCAAAGTTCCTTACAAAAAAGACGATATCGAAACAGACATCGAAGAATTAGGTAAAAAATTATCAAAAAGATTCAACGCTTTCTGTGCTGAATATGGAAGAGATTTAACGCTGATTTTCGAACCAGGAAAATTCCTGGTAAGCGAAGCAGGTCATTTCTTAGTAAAAGTAAACGTTGTAAAACAAACAACATCAACCGTTTTTGCTGGAGTAGATAGTGGTTTCAACCACTTAATCCGTCCAATGTTATACGGATCTTCGCACCATATCGAAAACATCTCAAACCCAAAAGGAAAAGAGCGTTTTTACTCTGTTGTTGGATACATTTGTGAAACTGATACTTTTGCAAACAACCGTAGAATTCAGGAAATTACAGAAGGAGATATTTTATCTTTCAGAAATGCCGGAGCATATTGTTTCTCAATGTCTTCAAACTACAATTCAAGATACAAACCAGCCGAAGTTTTATGGATGAACGGTCAGGGAATCTTGATTCGCCAAGCTGAAACATTTGAAGATTTACTTAAAAATCAAATTCCGCTGCCACAAGAAATTGCTGCTACGGTTTAA
- a CDS encoding glutamate synthase subunit beta, which produces MGKIGGFKEYNRADESNLAVAERVSNYNEFTIPVPKDKLKEQGSRCMDCGIPFCHSGCPLGNLIPDFNDMVHQEEWQSALEILQSTNNFPEFTGRLCPAPCEKSCVLGIIKDPVSIENIEKSIVERGFAEGWIKPQAPKTRTGKTVAVIGSGPAGLAAAQQLNRAGHTVTVFERDNAIGGLLRYGIPNFKLEKGIIDRRVAILEAEGITFKTNVNVGVNFSVEELNQFDSIVLCGGATERRSLPTKGIESKGVVQAMDFLTQQTKVLYGESIPDQVKATGKDVIVIGGGDTGSDCIGTSNRHGAKSVTNFEILPKPPVGRSESTPWPFWPLQLKTSSSHEEGCDRNWLINTKEFISNDKGELTGLKTVEVQWKMTPGQRPELIEKEGSEKIWPCDLALLALGFTGPEKTLSEQLGIETDMRSNYKAHNYQTNVPHIFTAGDMRRGQSLIVWAISEGREAAREVDLFLMGSTNLPTKGKGDLPSL; this is translated from the coding sequence ATGGGTAAAATAGGCGGATTTAAAGAATATAACAGAGCCGACGAAAGTAATTTAGCAGTAGCAGAACGTGTTTCTAACTACAACGAATTTACTATTCCGGTACCAAAAGATAAATTAAAAGAACAAGGATCAAGATGTATGGACTGTGGAATTCCTTTTTGCCACAGTGGTTGTCCGTTAGGAAATTTAATTCCTGACTTCAACGACATGGTGCATCAGGAAGAATGGCAGAGTGCATTAGAGATTTTACAATCTACTAATAACTTCCCTGAATTTACAGGTCGCTTATGCCCTGCTCCATGTGAGAAATCATGTGTATTAGGAATCATCAAAGATCCGGTTTCTATCGAAAACATCGAAAAAAGCATCGTAGAAAGAGGTTTCGCCGAAGGATGGATTAAACCACAAGCGCCAAAAACAAGAACTGGTAAAACAGTTGCTGTTATTGGTTCAGGACCTGCAGGTCTAGCAGCTGCTCAGCAATTAAACAGAGCTGGTCACACGGTTACTGTTTTTGAAAGAGACAACGCAATTGGAGGTTTATTACGTTACGGAATTCCAAACTTCAAATTAGAAAAAGGAATTATCGATCGTCGTGTAGCTATTCTTGAAGCAGAAGGAATCACTTTCAAAACTAATGTAAATGTTGGTGTTAATTTCAGTGTTGAAGAATTAAACCAATTCGATTCTATCGTTTTATGCGGAGGAGCAACTGAAAGAAGAAGCTTGCCAACTAAAGGAATCGAAAGCAAAGGTGTTGTTCAGGCAATGGATTTCTTAACACAGCAAACTAAAGTTTTATACGGAGAATCAATTCCAGATCAGGTTAAAGCAACTGGAAAAGACGTAATCGTTATTGGTGGTGGAGATACAGGTTCTGACTGTATTGGAACTTCAAACAGACACGGAGCAAAATCGGTAACTAATTTTGAGATTTTACCAAAACCTCCAGTTGGAAGAAGCGAGTCAACTCCATGGCCTTTCTGGCCGTTGCAGTTAAAAACATCTTCTTCTCACGAAGAAGGATGTGACAGAAACTGGTTAATCAATACTAAAGAATTCATTTCTAACGATAAAGGTGAGTTAACTGGATTAAAAACAGTTGAAGTGCAATGGAAAATGACTCCTGGTCAGCGTCCTGAATTAATCGAAAAAGAAGGTTCTGAAAAAATCTGGCCTTGCGATTTAGCTTTATTGGCTCTTGGATTTACAGGTCCGGAGAAAACATTAAGCGAGCAATTAGGAATCGAAACTGATATGAGAAGCAACTACAAAGCGCATAACTATCAGACAAACGTACCTCACATTTTCACTGCTGGTGATATGAGAAGAGGACAATCATTAATCGTGTGGGCTATTTCAGAAGGTCGCGAAGCTGCAAGAGAAGTAGATTTATTCCTTATGGGATCTACAAACTTGCCTACTAAAGGAAAAGGAGATTTACCGAGCTTATAA
- the gltB gene encoding glutamate synthase large subunit has translation MRVKEQGLYLPEFEHDNCGAGFICNLNGIKSNDIIHKALDILIKLEHRGAVSSDGRTGDGAGILFDIPHDFFKKVCDFEIPEAREYAVGMVFLPKSKNQVSFCINAFEATIKDQNLKVLGWRDVPVDVENLGEIAAEKEPTVKQVFVSKNGQDLTEQEFNAKLFAARKIAEHAVRGSKTSESHMFYFTSLSTTTIIYKGLLMPEDISRYYIDLKDPDLVTRLALVHQRFSTNTFPSWDLAQPFRYMCHNGEINTLRGNVSRMRAREELMQSKVFGDDIKKLFPIILEGKSDSASMDMVVELLLMTGRSLPEAMMMVVPEAWEKHQTMSPEKRAFYEYNACIMEPWDGPASIPFTDGNVIGALLDRNGLRPSRYTLTKSGFVIMSSEIGVLDIDPEDVIQHGRLEPGKMFLVDMNEGRIIEDEEVKKAIVTKRPYQQWVDENLLPLASVPYTNNPTPVEKLDFLTRQRLFGYTIEDLKTIINPMGSDGAEAISSMGNDTPLAVLSDQPQLLYNYFKQLFAQVTNPPLDGIREEIITDISLAIGGDFNIFEIESKQCKKLKIQNPVVSNEDLDKIRNIDHPDFKSATISTLYKIEKGVNGLERALEKCVQATFKAVEEGCNIIILSDRGVSEELAPIPMLLACSYIHHSLNILQVRSKFGIIIESAEPREPHHFALLFGYGASAINPYMVNEIIHDQVEKGFITKVKADYAVVNYNKAIAKGIVKIMNKIGISTLHSYRAAQIFEILGLNKTFTSKYFPYTPSRIEGIGLMEVEKEVKKRFQKAFPNSKIANLLSLEIGGIYRWRRGGEKHMFNPTTISKLQQAVRLNSPESYKEYSNAVNEQSSNLMTIRGLFEFNNLDPISIDEVEPWTEIVKKFKTGAMSYGSISREAHENLAIAMNRIGGKSNSGEGGEDPKRFQKEINGDSRNSAIKQVASGRFGVSINYLTNAKEIQIKMAQGAKPGEGGQLPGEKVVPWIAETRNSTPYVGLISPPPHHDIYSIEDLSQLIYDLKNANREARINVKLVSEVGVGTIAAGVAKAKADVILISGYDGGTGAAPLTSLQHTGIPWELGLAEAQQTLILNDLRSRVVLECDGQLKTGRDVAIAALLGAEEFGFATAPLVASGCIMMRACHLNTCPVGIATQDPELRKNFKGTPEHVINFMYFIAEELREIMAQLGFRTLKEMVGQSQKLNVNKAIKHYKANGLDLSSILYKPEKAKTQPNHNTTTQDHQLENVLDFDIIKEAIPSIYRKEKTRVTFKIKNTDRSVGAILSNEISKIYGAQGLPDDTILVDFEGSAGQSFGAFATNGLSFKIHGNCNDYLGKGLSGGKLIVKVPPTATFNPEDNIIIGNVALYGAITGEAYINGMAGERFCVRNSGATAVVEGIGDHGCEYMTGGTVVVLGKTGRNFAAGMSGGVAYVYDPNKKFDSTVCNMEMVAFDPMEEEDLTKLRKLIKNHSLYTSSPLAKRILADWENQQQHFVKVMPTDYKKALQRIAEEKKIEELIAG, from the coding sequence ATGAGAGTTAAAGAACAAGGGCTTTATCTGCCTGAATTTGAACACGACAATTGTGGTGCAGGATTTATTTGTAATTTGAATGGTATTAAGTCAAATGATATTATTCACAAAGCATTAGACATCTTAATTAAATTGGAACATCGTGGTGCCGTAAGTTCTGATGGAAGAACTGGTGACGGGGCCGGAATTTTATTCGACATTCCTCATGATTTTTTTAAGAAAGTATGTGACTTTGAAATCCCAGAAGCGCGTGAGTATGCAGTAGGAATGGTTTTTTTACCAAAAAGCAAAAACCAGGTTTCTTTTTGTATTAATGCATTTGAAGCTACAATCAAAGACCAAAACTTAAAAGTTTTAGGCTGGAGAGATGTACCCGTTGACGTTGAAAATCTAGGTGAAATTGCCGCAGAAAAAGAACCAACAGTTAAACAAGTTTTCGTTTCTAAAAACGGTCAGGATTTAACTGAACAAGAATTTAATGCAAAACTTTTTGCAGCTAGAAAAATTGCTGAACATGCCGTAAGAGGATCAAAAACCTCAGAAAGCCACATGTTTTATTTTACTAGTTTATCGACAACTACTATAATATATAAAGGTCTATTGATGCCGGAAGACATCAGCCGTTATTATATAGATTTGAAAGATCCAGACTTGGTGACTCGTCTTGCACTTGTACACCAGCGTTTCTCTACAAATACATTCCCATCTTGGGACTTAGCTCAGCCGTTTAGATACATGTGTCATAATGGTGAGATCAACACACTTCGTGGAAACGTAAGCCGTATGCGTGCTCGTGAAGAGCTTATGCAGAGCAAAGTTTTTGGCGATGATATCAAAAAATTATTCCCAATTATCTTAGAAGGAAAATCAGATTCTGCCTCTATGGATATGGTGGTTGAACTTTTATTAATGACTGGCCGTTCGCTTCCAGAGGCAATGATGATGGTAGTTCCTGAAGCTTGGGAAAAACACCAGACAATGTCTCCGGAAAAAAGAGCTTTCTATGAATACAACGCTTGTATCATGGAGCCTTGGGATGGTCCTGCTTCTATTCCGTTTACAGATGGAAACGTAATTGGAGCTTTACTAGACAGAAACGGATTGCGTCCTTCTCGTTATACATTAACGAAAAGCGGATTCGTAATTATGTCATCTGAAATTGGTGTATTAGACATCGATCCAGAAGATGTAATCCAACATGGTCGTTTAGAGCCAGGTAAAATGTTCTTGGTTGATATGAACGAAGGCCGTATCATCGAAGACGAAGAAGTTAAAAAAGCGATCGTTACAAAACGTCCTTACCAGCAATGGGTTGACGAAAACTTATTGCCATTAGCCAGCGTTCCTTACACAAACAACCCTACTCCTGTTGAAAAATTAGATTTCTTAACAAGACAGCGTTTGTTTGGTTATACAATTGAAGATTTAAAAACAATCATCAACCCAATGGGTAGCGACGGAGCTGAAGCAATCAGTTCTATGGGTAACGATACTCCTTTGGCAGTTCTTTCAGATCAGCCACAGTTGTTGTACAATTACTTCAAACAATTATTTGCTCAGGTTACAAACCCGCCGTTGGATGGTATTCGTGAAGAAATCATTACTGATATCAGTTTAGCAATTGGTGGAGATTTCAATATTTTCGAAATTGAATCTAAACAATGTAAAAAATTAAAAATCCAAAATCCAGTTGTTTCTAACGAGGATTTGGATAAAATTAGAAATATAGATCACCCAGATTTCAAATCGGCTACTATTTCTACTTTATATAAAATCGAAAAAGGAGTTAACGGTTTAGAAAGAGCTCTTGAAAAATGTGTTCAGGCTACTTTTAAAGCAGTTGAAGAAGGATGTAACATCATCATTTTATCTGACAGAGGTGTAAGCGAAGAATTAGCTCCAATCCCTATGTTATTGGCTTGTTCTTACATTCACCACTCTTTGAACATTTTACAGGTTCGTTCTAAATTCGGAATCATCATCGAATCTGCTGAACCAAGAGAACCTCATCATTTTGCTTTATTGTTTGGATATGGTGCAAGCGCCATCAACCCTTACATGGTAAACGAAATCATTCACGATCAGGTTGAAAAAGGTTTCATTACAAAAGTAAAAGCGGATTACGCTGTAGTTAACTACAACAAAGCGATTGCAAAAGGAATCGTGAAAATCATGAACAAAATTGGTATCTCTACTTTACATTCTTACAGAGCTGCTCAGATTTTCGAGATTTTAGGATTAAACAAAACATTTACATCTAAATACTTCCCTTACACTCCATCTAGAATTGAAGGAATTGGTTTAATGGAAGTTGAAAAAGAGGTTAAAAAACGTTTCCAAAAAGCTTTCCCAAATTCAAAAATTGCAAACTTGCTTTCTCTTGAAATTGGAGGTATTTACAGATGGAGACGTGGTGGTGAAAAACACATGTTTAACCCAACCACTATTTCTAAATTACAACAGGCAGTTCGTTTAAACAGCCCTGAAAGTTATAAAGAATACTCTAATGCCGTTAACGAGCAGAGCTCAAACTTAATGACCATTAGAGGTTTATTTGAATTCAACAATTTAGATCCAATTTCTATTGACGAAGTTGAGCCTTGGACAGAAATTGTAAAAAAATTCAAAACAGGTGCAATGTCTTACGGATCTATTTCTAGAGAAGCACACGAGAATTTAGCAATTGCAATGAACAGAATTGGCGGGAAAAGCAACTCTGGAGAAGGTGGAGAAGATCCAAAACGTTTCCAGAAAGAAATTAACGGAGATTCTAGAAACTCTGCAATTAAGCAAGTTGCGTCAGGACGTTTTGGTGTTTCGATCAACTATTTGACAAACGCTAAAGAAATCCAGATTAAAATGGCTCAGGGAGCAAAACCTGGTGAAGGTGGACAGTTACCTGGAGAAAAAGTAGTGCCTTGGATTGCTGAAACCAGAAACTCTACACCTTATGTAGGTTTGATTTCGCCTCCTCCTCACCACGATATTTACTCAATTGAGGATTTATCTCAGTTGATTTACGATTTGAAAAATGCAAACCGTGAAGCTCGTATTAACGTAAAATTAGTTTCTGAAGTTGGAGTTGGAACCATCGCTGCCGGTGTTGCCAAAGCAAAAGCCGACGTTATCTTAATTTCTGGTTATGACGGAGGAACGGGAGCTGCACCATTAACATCTTTACAGCACACAGGTATTCCGTGGGAACTTGGTTTAGCTGAAGCCCAACAGACTTTGATCTTAAACGATTTAAGAAGCCGTGTAGTACTTGAATGTGACGGACAGTTAAAAACAGGTCGTGACGTTGCTATTGCAGCTTTATTAGGAGCTGAGGAATTCGGATTTGCAACTGCACCGCTTGTAGCTTCTGGATGTATCATGATGAGAGCTTGTCACTTAAATACCTGCCCAGTTGGTATTGCAACTCAGGATCCAGAATTGAGAAAAAATTTCAAAGGAACTCCAGAGCACGTAATCAACTTCATGTATTTTATTGCTGAAGAGTTAAGAGAAATCATGGCGCAGTTAGGTTTCAGAACTTTAAAAGAAATGGTAGGTCAGTCACAAAAATTAAATGTGAACAAAGCCATCAAACATTATAAAGCAAATGGTTTAGACTTGTCATCAATTCTATACAAACCGGAAAAAGCGAAAACGCAGCCAAATCATAATACAACGACTCAAGATCACCAACTTGAAAACGTATTGGATTTTGATATCATCAAAGAAGCTATTCCGTCTATCTATAGAAAAGAGAAAACAAGAGTAACCTTTAAAATTAAAAATACAGACCGTTCTGTAGGTGCTATTTTGAGTAACGAAATCTCAAAAATCTACGGCGCACAAGGATTACCTGATGACACTATTTTAGTTGATTTTGAAGGTTCTGCTGGACAAAGTTTTGGTGCATTCGCAACAAACGGATTGTCATTTAAAATTCACGGAAACTGTAATGATTATTTAGGAAAAGGTCTTTCTGGAGGAAAATTAATTGTAAAAGTACCTCCTACTGCGACTTTCAACCCTGAAGACAATATCATTATCGGAAACGTTGCCCTTTACGGAGCTATTACCGGAGAGGCTTATATTAATGGAATGGCCGGAGAGCGTTTCTGTGTGAGAAATTCTGGAGCAACAGCAGTTGTTGAAGGAATTGGAGATCACGGATGCGAGTACATGACTGGTGGTACAGTAGTAGTTTTAGGAAAAACAGGAAGAAACTTCGCAGCTGGTATGAGCGGTGGTGTGGCTTATGTTTACGATCCAAATAAGAAATTCGATTCTACAGTTTGTAACATGGAAATGGTTGCATTCGACCCAATGGAAGAAGAAGATCTTACGAAACTAAGAAAACTGATCAAAAATCATTCGTTGTACACAAGCAGTCCATTAGCAAAAAGAATTTTAGCAGACTGGGAAAACCAACAACAGCACTTCGTAAAAGTAATGCCAACTGATTACAAAAAAGCATTACAAAGAATTGCAGAAGAGAAAAAAATAGAAGAATTAATAGCGGGATAA
- the sucC gene encoding ADP-forming succinate--CoA ligase subunit beta produces the protein MNIHEYQGKEILASYGVRVQRGIVANNAVEAVAAAKQLTAETGTGWHVIKAQIHAGGRGKGGGVKLAKNLQQVEELAEQIIGMQLITPQTPPEGKKVNKVLVAEDVYYPGESETSEFYVSVLLNRGTGRNMIMYSTEGGMDIEEVAEHTPHLIFTEEIDPTVGLQGFQARRIAFNLGLSGNAFKEMVKFIDALYNAYIGSDASMFEINPVLKTSDNKILAVDAKVNIDDNALYRQPKYAEMRDIREENPIEVEAKEVGLNYVDLDGTVGCMVNGAGLAMATMDLIKYAGFEPANFLDVGGTADAKRVETAFRIILKDPNVKAILINIFGGIVRCDRVAQGVVDAYKNMGDAIKVPIIVRLQGTNAEIAKELIDNSGMPILSAVQFQEAADQVKAALS, from the coding sequence ATGAACATACACGAATATCAAGGAAAAGAAATTTTAGCGAGTTACGGAGTACGCGTACAACGCGGAATTGTGGCTAACAATGCGGTTGAAGCTGTAGCTGCTGCAAAACAATTAACTGCCGAAACTGGTACAGGATGGCATGTAATAAAAGCACAAATTCACGCAGGTGGTCGTGGAAAAGGTGGTGGAGTTAAGCTGGCAAAAAACTTACAACAAGTTGAAGAGTTAGCAGAACAAATCATCGGAATGCAGTTGATTACACCTCAGACTCCGCCTGAAGGTAAAAAAGTAAATAAGGTATTAGTTGCAGAAGATGTTTACTATCCAGGTGAAAGCGAAACTTCTGAATTTTATGTTTCTGTTTTATTGAATAGAGGTACAGGACGCAACATGATTATGTATTCTACTGAAGGTGGAATGGATATCGAAGAAGTTGCTGAGCATACTCCACACTTAATCTTTACTGAAGAAATTGATCCAACTGTTGGATTACAAGGTTTCCAGGCTAGAAGAATTGCTTTTAACTTAGGACTTTCTGGAAATGCTTTCAAAGAAATGGTTAAATTCATCGACGCACTTTACAATGCTTACATTGGTTCTGATGCTTCTATGTTTGAAATCAACCCAGTTTTAAAAACTTCTGATAACAAAATCTTAGCGGTTGATGCTAAAGTTAACATCGACGATAACGCTTTATACAGACAACCTAAATATGCTGAAATGAGAGATATCCGTGAGGAGAATCCAATCGAAGTTGAAGCTAAAGAAGTTGGTCTAAACTATGTTGACCTTGACGGTACTGTAGGATGTATGGTAAACGGAGCTGGTCTTGCAATGGCAACTATGGATTTAATTAAATATGCTGGTTTTGAGCCTGCTAACTTCCTTGACGTAGGAGGAACTGCTGATGCAAAACGTGTTGAAACAGCTTTCAGAATTATCTTGAAAGATCCAAACGTAAAAGCTATCTTAATTAACATCTTCGGAGGTATTGTTCGTTGTGACCGTGTTGCTCAAGGTGTTGTTGACGCTTACAAAAACATGGGAGACGCTATTAAAGTGCCAATTATCGTTCGTTTGCAAGGAACAAATGCTGAAATTGCAAAAGAATTAATTGACAACTCTGGTATGCCAATCTTATCTGCAGTTCAATTCCAAGAAGCTGCTGACCAAGTTAAAGCTGCTCTTTCTTAA
- a CDS encoding DUF5694 domain-containing protein → MQKIILLLALLTFNLSSSQIKKKQVLLIGTFHYANPGLDVAQLNSFSIMSEKSQKELEIMSDKIKKFGPDKIFVEWEFSKQTDLDKFYNKNTDSLFKNNKSEITQLALRTAKKLNHKKLYGMNLYTPFRYDSLMMAMEKANQKDLIQRNKVVTENFEKQHNEKIRKSSLQEMMLYYNTKQSENENIQWYLEVANRGGNPDDFTGASLVANWYKRNLYMYSLIQKLTESTDNKIMILVGAGHAALIREFISHDPTFELVDLATVLK, encoded by the coding sequence ATGCAGAAAATCATTTTATTACTAGCACTTCTTACATTTAATCTTTCATCATCTCAAATAAAAAAGAAACAGGTTTTATTAATTGGAACTTTTCATTATGCAAATCCAGGTCTTGACGTTGCCCAACTAAATAGTTTCAGCATTATGTCTGAAAAGAGCCAAAAGGAACTCGAAATTATGAGTGACAAAATCAAAAAGTTTGGGCCTGATAAAATATTTGTAGAATGGGAATTTAGCAAACAAACCGACTTGGATAAGTTTTATAATAAAAATACTGACAGCCTTTTTAAAAACAACAAAAGTGAAATAACACAATTGGCACTTCGTACAGCTAAAAAACTGAATCATAAAAAATTATACGGAATGAATCTTTACACTCCTTTTCGATATGACAGTTTAATGATGGCAATGGAAAAAGCAAACCAAAAGGATTTAATACAAAGAAATAAAGTGGTGACAGAAAATTTCGAAAAACAGCATAACGAAAAAATTAGAAAAAGTTCTTTACAAGAAATGATGCTGTATTACAATACAAAACAATCCGAAAATGAAAATATTCAATGGTATTTGGAAGTAGCAAACAGAGGTGGAAATCCAGATGATTTTACTGGAGCATCTTTAGTTGCAAATTGGTACAAAAGAAACTTATATATGTATTCTTTAATTCAAAAATTGACTGAAAGTACAGATAATAAAATAATGATTTTAGTTGGTGCTGGTCATGCTGCATTGATTAGAGAATTTATATCTCATGATCCTACATTTGAACTTGTAGATTTGGCGACGGTATTGAAATAA
- a CDS encoding sensor histidine kinase gives MKLKIPFYYHIILFAGLFLTFCLWDYGINNRLEMVQQTKIYFWLTSTFMLSVFASYLLNFYTFCSWFLNKKKILFYFLSIPVSLVIFAGIRYFFQEIIMFHFTGMHNYFEESREITFYIKDNFLYGLPAVILSAFSYLFWEFQNTQKQNQELMLENKKAEFQMLKAQVSPHFLFNTLNSFYSQLILKDDKMASDVLVLSDLLRYVITETDKDEAILSREIQFIKNYIHLQRKRFEDQLYLDFSVEGDYSNERILSSALIHFVENVFKHGKFNKEKETAVISIKIKDEFLEISTFNYNADGENYSSTGIGFTNLIKRLEYAYKNQFVLEKSEENNTFKTYLKIPLKK, from the coding sequence ATGAAACTTAAAATACCTTTTTACTACCATATTATTCTTTTTGCCGGGTTGTTTTTAACCTTTTGTCTTTGGGATTACGGAATAAATAACCGACTAGAGATGGTACAGCAAACCAAAATTTATTTCTGGCTTACATCGACTTTTATGCTTTCGGTTTTTGCGTCTTACCTTCTCAATTTTTATACTTTTTGCAGCTGGTTTTTAAACAAAAAGAAAATTCTTTTTTACTTTTTAAGTATTCCGGTTTCTTTAGTCATTTTTGCAGGTATAAGGTATTTTTTTCAGGAAATAATTATGTTTCATTTTACAGGAATGCATAATTATTTTGAAGAAAGCAGAGAAATAACGTTCTACATAAAAGACAATTTTTTATACGGACTTCCTGCTGTAATTTTAAGTGCTTTCAGTTATTTATTCTGGGAATTTCAAAATACACAGAAACAAAATCAGGAATTAATGCTGGAGAATAAAAAAGCCGAATTTCAAATGCTGAAAGCACAAGTGAGTCCGCATTTTTTATTTAATACTTTGAATTCATTTTATAGTCAGTTAATTTTAAAAGATGATAAAATGGCTTCAGATGTTTTGGTTCTTTCAGATCTGCTTCGGTATGTAATTACAGAAACAGACAAAGATGAGGCAATACTATCAAGGGAAATTCAGTTTATAAAAAACTATATTCATTTACAGAGAAAACGATTTGAAGATCAATTGTATTTGGATTTTTCTGTTGAAGGAGATTATTCTAATGAGAGAATATTGTCATCGGCATTAATTCATTTTGTTGAAAATGTTTTTAAACACGGAAAATTTAATAAAGAAAAAGAAACCGCAGTTATTTCCATTAAAATAAAAGATGAGTTTCTGGAAATCTCAACTTTTAATTATAATGCCGACGGTGAAAATTATTCCTCGACCGGAATTGGTTTTACGAACTTAATAAAAAGGTTGGAATATGCTTATAAAAACCAATTTGTACTTGAAAAAAGCGAAGAAAATAATACCTTTAAGACATACTTAAAAATACCGCTAAAAAAATAA